The following proteins come from a genomic window of Geomonas sp. RF6:
- the cls gene encoding cardiolipin synthase, with amino-acid sequence MYYLFYILLALALAFFSIVSAGHALINKRDPRSSVGWIITCLVFPLVGPLAYWGMGVNRIYSRARRWHRRGKPAPRLQHPEAPQVVAPLPEELRFLRELRVLSDRVVSSPLSPGNAIEPLENGEDAYPAMLEAIAAAKRSVHLCTYIFDGDETGRRFVHELKEAVQRGVVVRVIVDSLGEKYSRTTAAELLKGTGVRFARFLPLRPGGYLNLRNHRKILVVDGTLGFTGGMNIGDRHLSRSGERYVRDLHFRVVGPVVTDLEATFLDDWRFATGELLQAPLYPQELPGRALVRAVSDGPDKEFRKLNWIILGAISCARQRVMIVTPYFIPDRALISALVTAALRGVAVVLVLPGKNNLPFVQWATRAYLWELLQHGIRVYLQPPPFVHTKFMTVDGSWSLIGSANLDPRSLRLNFELNLEVYDVRFAQLLEHHCIQAMAGSHQTTLKEVDSRPLPTKLRDGAAKLFSPYL; translated from the coding sequence TTGTACTACCTCTTCTACATACTGCTCGCCCTGGCGCTGGCCTTCTTCTCCATCGTCTCGGCCGGGCACGCCCTCATAAACAAGCGGGACCCGCGGTCGTCGGTGGGGTGGATCATTACCTGCCTCGTCTTCCCGCTCGTGGGGCCGCTCGCCTACTGGGGGATGGGGGTGAACAGGATCTACAGCAGGGCGAGACGCTGGCATCGCAGGGGGAAGCCGGCTCCCAGGCTCCAGCATCCGGAGGCTCCGCAGGTGGTGGCGCCGCTCCCCGAAGAGCTGCGCTTTCTGCGGGAGTTGCGGGTCCTTTCCGACCGGGTCGTGAGCTCACCGCTCTCGCCGGGGAACGCCATCGAGCCGCTGGAGAACGGGGAGGACGCCTATCCCGCGATGCTGGAGGCTATTGCGGCGGCAAAGCGCAGCGTCCACCTGTGCACCTATATCTTCGACGGGGATGAGACCGGCCGCCGCTTTGTACATGAATTGAAGGAGGCGGTACAGCGAGGCGTGGTGGTGCGGGTGATCGTGGACAGCCTGGGGGAAAAGTATTCGCGCACGACGGCAGCGGAGCTCCTGAAGGGGACGGGGGTGCGCTTTGCGAGGTTCCTCCCTCTGCGCCCAGGAGGGTATCTCAACCTGCGCAACCACAGGAAGATCCTGGTGGTGGACGGGACCCTCGGCTTCACCGGCGGGATGAACATCGGGGACCGGCACCTCTCAAGGAGCGGCGAGCGCTACGTCCGGGACCTCCATTTCCGGGTCGTCGGCCCGGTGGTGACGGATCTGGAAGCAACCTTTCTCGATGACTGGCGCTTTGCCACCGGCGAGTTGCTCCAGGCGCCCCTCTACCCGCAGGAACTCCCGGGAAGGGCCCTTGTGCGGGCGGTGAGCGACGGGCCGGACAAGGAGTTCCGCAAGCTCAACTGGATCATCCTCGGCGCCATCTCTTGCGCGAGGCAGAGGGTGATGATCGTCACCCCGTACTTCATCCCGGACCGGGCGCTGATCTCGGCGCTGGTGACCGCCGCGCTGCGAGGGGTGGCGGTCGTGCTGGTCCTTCCGGGCAAAAACAACCTCCCTTTCGTCCAGTGGGCGACTCGCGCCTACCTGTGGGAACTTTTGCAGCACGGAATCAGGGTCTACCTGCAGCCCCCACCCTTTGTGCACACGAAGTTCATGACCGTTGACGGCAGCTGGAGTCTCATCGGCAGCGCCAACCTCGACCCGCGCAGCCTGCGCCTCAATTTCGAGCTGAACCTCGAGGTGTACGACGTGAGATTCGCGCAGCTCCTGGAGCATCACTGCATCCAGGCGATGGCCGGATCGCACCAGACGACCCTCAAGGAGGTCGATTCGAGGCCCCTGCCAACGAAGCTGCGGGATGGCGCGGCGAAGCTCTTTTCCCCTTACCTGTGA
- a CDS encoding thioredoxin fold domain-containing protein yields MDAVSYPDNAVAQFITEKVIPLRVPANAQPLSSDFKVQWTPTLVILDENGEEHNRTVGYLPPEELLASLLLGISKVAFDNGKYDDAVVQLNTLGMLYPKSGAAPEALYLKGVAKFKATHDAQLLKQTYEQLSSQYPDSEWTRRALPYRLL; encoded by the coding sequence ATGGATGCGGTTTCGTATCCCGACAATGCTGTAGCGCAGTTCATCACGGAAAAGGTTATTCCCCTGAGGGTGCCTGCAAACGCCCAGCCCCTCTCCTCCGACTTCAAGGTACAGTGGACGCCGACCTTGGTAATCCTCGACGAGAACGGCGAAGAGCACAACAGGACGGTGGGGTACCTGCCGCCTGAAGAACTTCTTGCCTCGCTGCTCCTGGGTATTTCCAAGGTCGCCTTCGACAACGGCAAGTACGACGACGCGGTAGTCCAGCTGAATACCCTCGGCATGCTCTATCCGAAGAGCGGCGCGGCGCCGGAGGCTCTCTATCTCAAAGGAGTGGCGAAGTTCAAGGCCACCCACGATGCGCAGCTCCTGAAGCAGACGTATGAGCAGCTCTCCAGCCAGTACCCCGACAGCGAGTGGACCCGCAGGGCGCTGCCGTACCGTCTCCTCTAG
- a CDS encoding thioredoxin family protein has protein sequence MIRWESDMATALSRAKEEHRPVLLDFYSPG, from the coding sequence ATGATCAGATGGGAATCTGACATGGCCACGGCACTCTCCCGGGCCAAGGAAGAGCACAGACCGGTGCTCCTCGATTTCTACAGCCCCGGTTGA
- the rsmB gene encoding 16S rRNA (cytosine(967)-C(5))-methyltransferase RsmB: MSTKNPRRAAFEILLRIEKEKSFADLLIDLELSKGAIVGADRGLLTELVYGVLRRQGTLDHILGQFSKQRPAKLELTVLLLLRLGAYQVFFLDRVPVSAAVNETVNLAKEIVPRAAGFINAVLRNALRGKDGITYPDPATQPAEYLAARYSHPTWLTRQWCDQLGFAEAEELAAAMAEPAPLTLRANTLKTDRDALAERLEKEGVSCSPTRWSKQGVRISNSGPITRLPSFAEGLFTVQDESSQLAPLFLDPQPGDRVLDACAAPGGKTTQIAQLMGDRGEICACDMHSKKLRLIKETCDRLGIQSVRTFTMDAAIPSPAISEVRFQRVLVDAPCSGLGVLRRHPEGKWWRTRAELLNLATGQLAILENLAQYLEPGGTLLYATCSTSFEENENVVQRFLAGHPEFEAENLAALFPEYSELMTKEGYFRSWPHRGGMDGFFAARLKKKGSEN, encoded by the coding sequence TTGTCCACCAAAAATCCACGGCGCGCCGCCTTTGAAATCCTGCTGCGCATCGAAAAAGAAAAGTCCTTTGCCGATCTCCTCATTGATCTCGAACTCTCCAAGGGCGCCATTGTCGGAGCGGACCGCGGGCTGCTGACCGAGCTGGTCTACGGCGTGCTGCGCCGCCAGGGGACGCTCGACCACATCCTCGGGCAGTTTTCCAAGCAGCGCCCGGCAAAGCTGGAACTCACCGTCCTCCTTCTGCTGAGGCTGGGGGCCTACCAGGTCTTCTTCCTCGACCGCGTCCCGGTTTCCGCCGCGGTGAACGAGACGGTGAACCTCGCGAAGGAGATAGTGCCGCGCGCTGCAGGTTTCATCAATGCCGTACTGCGCAACGCCCTCAGGGGAAAGGACGGGATCACCTACCCCGATCCTGCGACGCAACCCGCGGAGTACCTTGCCGCCCGCTACTCGCACCCCACCTGGCTCACCCGCCAGTGGTGCGACCAGCTTGGTTTCGCCGAGGCGGAGGAACTGGCGGCCGCCATGGCGGAGCCCGCCCCCCTGACACTCAGGGCGAACACGCTGAAGACGGACAGGGACGCCCTGGCGGAACGGCTGGAGAAGGAAGGAGTCTCATGCTCCCCCACTCGCTGGTCAAAGCAGGGGGTGCGTATCAGCAACTCCGGCCCCATCACCAGGCTCCCCTCCTTCGCCGAGGGGCTCTTTACGGTACAGGACGAGTCGAGCCAGCTCGCCCCCCTCTTCCTCGACCCTCAGCCGGGGGATCGCGTCCTCGATGCCTGCGCCGCGCCGGGGGGGAAAACCACCCAGATAGCGCAGCTCATGGGGGACCGCGGCGAGATCTGCGCCTGCGACATGCACTCGAAGAAGCTGCGCCTGATAAAGGAGACCTGCGACAGGCTCGGGATCCAGAGCGTGCGGACCTTCACAATGGATGCGGCGATTCCCAGTCCCGCTATTTCCGAGGTGCGCTTCCAGCGCGTCCTCGTCGACGCCCCCTGCTCCGGACTCGGCGTCCTGAGGCGCCACCCGGAAGGAAAATGGTGGCGCACCCGGGCGGAGCTTCTGAACCTTGCCACCGGGCAGCTTGCGATCCTGGAAAACCTCGCGCAATACCTGGAGCCCGGTGGCACCCTGCTTTATGCCACCTGCTCTACCAGTTTTGAGGAGAATGAAAACGTGGTGCAGCGCTTCCTCGCGGGGCATCCGGAATTCGAGGCGGAGAACCTCGCCGCCCTCTTCCCTGAGTACTCAGAGCTCATGACCAAAGAGGGCTATTTCAGGAGCTGGCCGCACCGCGGCGGCATGGACGGCTTCTTCGCTGCAAGACTGAAAAAAAAGGGATCGGAAAATTAG
- the rpe gene encoding ribulose-phosphate 3-epimerase, with product MKKIAPSILSADFSRLGEEVAAIEAAGADYVHVDVMDGRFVPNITIGPLVVEAVRRVTKLPLDVHLMIAEPDRYVESFAKAGADIIVVHAEATLHLHRTVQLIKSLGKKAGVSLNPATPLNHLEYVLEDLDLVLLMTVNPGFGGQSFIEACIPKIQALRGMLDKRGLETELEVDGGVKISNIGRIAHAGADVFVAGSAVFESPDYAATIAELKKKAKEPIL from the coding sequence ATGAAAAAGATAGCTCCGTCGATACTTTCCGCCGATTTTTCCCGCCTCGGGGAAGAGGTTGCCGCCATCGAGGCGGCCGGCGCCGACTACGTGCACGTCGACGTGATGGATGGACGCTTCGTGCCGAACATCACCATCGGGCCACTCGTGGTGGAGGCGGTCCGCCGCGTCACGAAGCTTCCTCTCGACGTGCACCTGATGATCGCAGAGCCGGACCGCTACGTGGAATCGTTCGCGAAGGCAGGAGCGGACATCATCGTCGTCCACGCGGAGGCAACCCTCCACCTGCACCGCACCGTGCAGCTCATCAAGTCCCTCGGAAAGAAGGCCGGGGTGTCGCTCAACCCCGCCACGCCCCTGAACCACCTCGAGTACGTCCTCGAGGACCTCGACCTGGTGCTCCTCATGACGGTAAACCCGGGCTTCGGTGGGCAGTCCTTCATCGAGGCGTGCATCCCCAAGATCCAGGCGCTGCGCGGCATGCTGGACAAGCGCGGGCTGGAGACTGAGCTGGAGGTGGATGGCGGGGTGAAGATCTCCAACATCGGCCGGATAGCCCACGCCGGGGCCGACGTCTTCGTGGCGGGAAGCGCCGTCTTTGAAAGCCCCGACTACGCCGCCACCATCGCAGAGCTGAAGAAAAAGGCGAAGGAGCCGATCCTGTGA
- a CDS encoding NUDIX hydrolase codes for MTSPAPPAHPRNGATGAPGLPSALQKALAARERVPLEPGSVPAAVLLPLFIRHGEYHILFTKRTSHLTHHSGEISFPGGVAEPEDRDPVQTALRETHEELGIPPEDVAVLGILDDFLSIHGYLVTPVVGVIPADLSLTVSEREIERVIEVPLGHLLGEGAMRTEHWPPWKEGVKPMYFFTWRGDEIWGLTARILKQFLDVVVKLPDGVGVFGAGSARA; via the coding sequence GTGACCTCGCCCGCGCCCCCGGCACACCCACGAAACGGTGCGACGGGGGCGCCCGGCTTACCTTCTGCGCTGCAAAAGGCGCTCGCCGCGCGCGAGCGCGTGCCGCTGGAGCCGGGATCGGTGCCGGCAGCAGTCCTTCTTCCCCTCTTCATTCGCCACGGCGAGTACCACATCCTCTTTACCAAGAGGACCTCGCACCTCACCCACCACAGCGGCGAGATTTCCTTCCCCGGAGGCGTTGCTGAGCCTGAGGACCGCGATCCCGTTCAGACCGCGCTCCGGGAGACCCACGAGGAGTTGGGGATTCCCCCCGAAGACGTGGCGGTGCTCGGTATCCTCGACGACTTCCTCTCCATCCACGGCTATCTCGTTACGCCTGTTGTGGGAGTCATCCCGGCGGATCTCTCTCTCACCGTGAGCGAGCGGGAGATCGAGCGGGTCATCGAGGTCCCGCTGGGCCACCTTCTCGGGGAGGGGGCGATGCGGACGGAGCACTGGCCACCGTGGAAGGAGGGGGTGAAGCCGATGTACTTCTTTACCTGGCGCGGGGACGAGATCTGGGGACTGACGGCGAGGATTCTGAAGCAGTTTCTGGATGTCGTGGTGAAGTTGCCGGATGGGGTGGGAGTCTTCGGCGCCGGAAGCGCGCGGGCGTAA